A portion of the Novosphingobium sp. KA1 genome contains these proteins:
- the hrpB gene encoding ATP-dependent helicase HrpB yields the protein MSQLPIHAVLPDLLAALRAEPRAVLIAPPGAGKTTALAPALLGEPWCTGTVILLSPRRVAARAAAERMAAGLGEQAGETIGYVTRLDVKRSARTRVVVMTEAIFVATILADPELSGVSAVLFDEAHERHLDSDLGLALAVEAGEVLREDLRIVVMSATIDGARFARLLGADTPVIESEGKAWPLAIRWLGSAPGARIEDAMASAILTAWREQVGDVLAFLPGVREIDRVTERLAEKLPKALVLPLHGQCEPAAQRAAIRRDGEGRRRIVLATAIAETSLTLDGVSVVVDAGLSRRAEFDKAAGVTRLVTHRASRASAAQRAGRAARQGPGVAYRLWEEAAHPGRPEFDPPEMLTSDLAPLTLTLAQWGAGDPAAMAWLDAPPVPALDAARRQLEGLGALDAEGRITGFGRKVASLPMDPAQAAMILHGTEIGAGGSAARLALLLQERGLGGRSEDLSQRLARWNGDRAPRADASRKLAAGWAKRARVLLGTDGHDDEDVPAGVLLALGRPDMLARRRDSSGENWLSAGGRGYVLDPASALAAREWMVIGDAQGQARGARILSGATLEPAEVEQWLEERIERRSLLRWNESEGRVEARLERRIGAITLASGPDPSPDPAAISAFLLERVREKGLDLVPFGKGALALLRRARYAGIEALSDTALQADLDDWLGPLLGRRLDAVDKGALAEALRNRMTWDDQQKLEKLAPPEFRSPAGTSHVIDYEDDGGPSVEVRVQALFGLDRHPTFGQPPQPLLLKLTSPAGRPIQTTRDLPGFWRGSWRDVQRDMKGRYPRHRWPDEPWTEDPSLKTRNAFEASKGK from the coding sequence GTGAGCCAGCTTCCGATCCATGCCGTCCTGCCCGATCTTCTTGCCGCGCTGCGGGCAGAGCCGCGTGCCGTGCTGATCGCACCGCCGGGCGCCGGCAAGACAACCGCCCTGGCGCCCGCATTGCTGGGCGAACCCTGGTGCACCGGCACGGTCATCCTGCTTTCGCCCCGGCGCGTCGCCGCGCGCGCTGCGGCCGAGCGCATGGCCGCCGGGCTGGGCGAACAGGCTGGCGAGACGATCGGTTACGTGACCCGTCTCGACGTCAAGCGGTCGGCCCGAACCCGGGTCGTGGTGATGACTGAGGCGATCTTTGTTGCGACGATTCTCGCCGATCCGGAGCTATCGGGGGTTTCGGCAGTCCTCTTCGACGAGGCGCATGAACGGCACCTCGACAGCGATCTCGGGCTGGCGCTGGCGGTCGAGGCTGGGGAAGTCTTGCGCGAGGACCTGCGCATCGTCGTGATGTCGGCCACCATCGACGGCGCGCGTTTCGCACGTCTGCTGGGCGCGGACACGCCGGTGATCGAGAGCGAGGGCAAGGCCTGGCCTCTCGCCATTCGCTGGCTCGGCAGTGCCCCAGGCGCGCGCATCGAGGACGCCATGGCCTCTGCCATCCTCACGGCCTGGCGCGAGCAAGTGGGGGATGTGCTCGCGTTTCTGCCTGGCGTCCGCGAGATCGATCGCGTGACGGAACGGCTGGCGGAGAAGCTGCCCAAGGCTCTTGTCCTGCCGTTGCACGGACAATGCGAACCGGCTGCCCAGCGCGCAGCGATTCGCCGCGACGGCGAGGGCCGTCGTCGCATCGTGCTGGCGACGGCGATTGCCGAAACCTCGCTGACGCTCGACGGTGTATCGGTGGTGGTCGACGCAGGGCTTTCGCGAAGAGCGGAGTTCGACAAGGCTGCGGGCGTCACCCGGCTCGTCACCCACCGGGCCAGCCGCGCCTCCGCGGCGCAGCGGGCGGGGCGTGCGGCAAGACAGGGGCCGGGTGTGGCCTATCGCTTGTGGGAAGAGGCCGCCCACCCGGGACGGCCGGAATTCGATCCGCCGGAAATGCTGACCAGCGATCTTGCCCCGCTGACGCTGACGCTGGCCCAATGGGGGGCGGGCGATCCCGCCGCGATGGCCTGGCTTGATGCGCCGCCGGTGCCCGCGCTCGATGCGGCACGGCGCCAGCTTGAGGGACTTGGGGCGCTGGATGCAGAGGGGCGGATCACCGGCTTCGGGCGCAAAGTGGCCAGTTTGCCGATGGACCCGGCGCAGGCGGCGATGATCCTTCATGGCACCGAAATCGGCGCGGGGGGCTCGGCTGCCAGGCTGGCGCTGCTCTTGCAGGAACGCGGCCTCGGTGGCCGCAGCGAAGACCTGTCGCAGCGCCTCGCGCGCTGGAACGGCGATCGTGCGCCGCGCGCCGATGCCTCGCGCAAGCTCGCCGCAGGCTGGGCGAAGCGGGCGCGGGTACTGCTCGGAACGGACGGGCACGACGACGAAGATGTTCCCGCCGGCGTTCTGCTGGCGCTTGGGCGTCCGGACATGCTGGCCCGGCGCCGTGATTCCAGCGGCGAGAACTGGCTCTCGGCCGGGGGCAGGGGGTATGTGCTTGATCCGGCTTCCGCCTTGGCGGCGCGCGAGTGGATGGTGATCGGGGATGCCCAGGGGCAGGCGCGTGGCGCCCGTATCCTCTCTGGCGCGACGCTGGAACCTGCCGAAGTGGAACAATGGCTGGAGGAGCGGATCGAACGCCGTTCGCTCCTGCGCTGGAACGAATCGGAAGGGCGTGTCGAGGCACGGCTGGAGCGGCGGATCGGCGCGATCACCCTGGCGAGCGGCCCTGATCCTTCGCCGGACCCGGCGGCGATTTCGGCATTCCTGCTTGAACGGGTGCGCGAGAAAGGGCTCGATCTGGTGCCTTTCGGCAAGGGCGCACTCGCCCTGCTGCGGCGCGCCCGCTATGCCGGGATCGAGGCGCTGTCCGATACAGCCTTGCAGGCAGACCTCGACGACTGGCTGGGGCCGCTGCTCGGCCGGCGGCTGGATGCGGTGGACAAGGGCGCGCTTGCCGAGGCTCTGCGCAATCGCATGACATGGGACGACCAGCAGAAGCTGGAAAAGCTGGCGCCGCCCGAATTTCGCAGTCCCGCAGGCACCAGCCATGTCATCGATTACGAGGATGACGGAGGCCCCAGCGTCGAAGTGCGGGTGCAGGCGCTGTTCGGGCTCGACCGCCATCCCACGTTCGGGCAACCGCCGCAGCCGCTCCTGCTCAAGCTGACCTCGCCGGCCGGACGGCCGATCCAGACCACGCGCGATCTCCCTGGATTCTGGCGTGGATCCTGGCGCGACGTGCAGCGCGACATGAAGGGGCGCTACCCCAGGCACCGCTGGCCGGACGAGCCGTGGACCGAAGATCCCAGCCTCAAGACAAGAAATGCGTTCGAAGCATCCAAAGGCAAATGA
- a CDS encoding bifunctional diguanylate cyclase/phosphodiesterase: MHETAHPLSKTYRAGQFPLPVAQFLRLRERIPPLYGLLSVNAAILGYTHWTIAPVSLTLIVPSVLIAACLMRMFAWLRVPNASDFDPELALRRMQRTTVIAVFMALAFVAWALWLDQYGGPYEHGHVAIFVAVTVLGCTFCLTFLPTAATLVCVTVLSTFLCYSMIKGPFVQVAIAINIALVAIVILKILRDTYDSFIALENTQHALANERRQAQALSEENARLAETDALTGLPNRRYFFARLEGLLANAGSEDVFCVGLIDLDRFKPVNDTYGHAQGDRLLHVLGERILAAIPDDAVMARLGGDEFGIIVQGPLEEAEAVTQALCAEIRRPARIADIVVSVGCSAGLADYPASGRNAHDLFDRADFALYHAKNEKRGQCVRFSSKLEQMIRTEQALDAALQTADLTRELSVVFQPIVATETRTPIGVECLARWHSASLGSVNPELLIATAERLGRAREVTLALFGRALDALAQLPQPMTVCFNLSGQDISDAETIAALIALIERSGISASRLVFEITETSLISKFDSASEALEGLREIGARIALDDFGTGYSSLSALHQLPLDMVKIDRSFAPRLDETRGRRLIAAIRNLARSLSLDCVIEGIETEDQLLSARIAGFTLAQGYYMAMPMPLPELLERYAGIPNSSFNAA; this comes from the coding sequence TTGCACGAAACCGCTCACCCTCTCAGCAAGACCTATCGCGCCGGGCAGTTTCCATTGCCGGTAGCCCAGTTCCTGCGCCTGAGGGAAAGGATTCCCCCGCTTTACGGACTACTCTCGGTCAACGCCGCCATCCTGGGCTACACGCATTGGACGATCGCGCCGGTCTCGCTGACGCTGATTGTCCCTTCGGTGCTGATCGCAGCCTGCCTGATGCGCATGTTCGCCTGGCTGCGGGTTCCCAATGCTTCCGATTTCGATCCGGAGCTAGCCCTGCGCCGCATGCAGCGCACCACCGTTATCGCCGTGTTCATGGCGCTCGCTTTCGTGGCTTGGGCGCTATGGCTGGACCAGTATGGCGGTCCCTACGAACACGGCCATGTCGCCATCTTCGTGGCCGTCACGGTGCTGGGCTGCACCTTCTGCCTGACCTTCCTGCCCACTGCGGCGACCCTCGTCTGCGTAACCGTGCTCAGCACTTTCCTGTGCTACAGCATGATAAAAGGGCCCTTCGTACAAGTCGCGATCGCAATCAACATCGCGCTGGTCGCGATCGTGATCCTCAAGATCCTGCGCGATACCTACGATTCGTTCATCGCACTGGAGAACACGCAGCACGCCCTCGCCAACGAACGCCGTCAGGCCCAGGCGCTGAGCGAGGAAAACGCCCGGCTGGCCGAGACTGATGCGCTCACCGGACTGCCGAACCGGCGCTACTTCTTCGCCCGCCTTGAAGGCCTGCTGGCGAACGCCGGGAGCGAGGACGTGTTCTGCGTCGGCCTGATCGACCTCGATCGTTTCAAGCCGGTCAACGACACCTACGGGCACGCCCAAGGAGACCGCCTGCTCCACGTACTGGGCGAAAGGATCCTGGCCGCCATTCCTGACGATGCGGTGATGGCGCGCCTCGGCGGCGACGAATTCGGCATCATCGTGCAGGGCCCGCTGGAAGAAGCCGAAGCCGTCACCCAGGCGCTTTGCGCCGAGATCCGCCGCCCGGCCCGCATTGCAGACATCGTGGTCTCGGTCGGCTGTTCAGCAGGCCTTGCCGATTATCCCGCCAGCGGCCGCAACGCGCACGACCTGTTCGACCGGGCCGATTTTGCGCTCTATCACGCCAAGAACGAAAAGCGCGGCCAATGCGTTCGTTTCTCGAGCAAGCTGGAACAGATGATCCGCACCGAGCAGGCGCTCGATGCTGCCCTCCAGACTGCCGATCTCACCCGCGAACTTTCGGTCGTCTTCCAGCCGATCGTGGCCACCGAAACGCGTACGCCGATCGGCGTCGAGTGTCTCGCCCGCTGGCATTCCGCATCTCTGGGTTCGGTCAATCCAGAATTGCTGATCGCTACCGCCGAGCGATTGGGCCGGGCCCGGGAAGTGACACTGGCCCTGTTCGGCAGGGCGCTCGACGCCCTGGCCCAGCTACCCCAGCCGATGACGGTCTGCTTCAACCTTTCAGGCCAGGACATTTCCGACGCGGAGACGATCGCCGCCTTGATCGCGCTGATCGAACGATCCGGCATTTCCGCCAGCCGGCTGGTTTTCGAGATCACCGAAACATCGCTCATCTCGAAATTCGACAGTGCCAGCGAGGCGCTCGAAGGCCTGCGCGAGATCGGCGCCCGGATTGCGCTCGACGATTTCGGCACCGGCTACTCCAGCCTTTCCGCATTGCACCAGTTGCCCCTCGACATGGTGAAAATCGACCGCAGCTTTGCGCCGCGTCTCGACGAGACGCGCGGCCGCCGGCTGATCGCGGCCATCCGCAATCTCGCCCGTTCACTTTCGCTTGATTGCGTGATCGAGGGCATTGAGACCGAGGACCAGTTGCTCAGCGCACGCATTGCCGGTTTCACGCTCGCACAGGGCTACTACATGGCCATGCCGATGCCGCTGCCAGAACTGTTGGAGCGCTATGCCGGCATCCCGAACAGTTCCTTCAACGCCGCCTGA
- a CDS encoding linear amide C-N hydrolase: protein MLTLKFAKTPFARHGFRLRASVLALSALLAVGGAAEACTRAVYLGPNGNVITARSMDWKSDILSNLWILPRGMARSGEVGPNSIKWTSKYGSVVVSGYDVSTTDGVNEKGLEANLLWLVESKYPPFDGKGKPGLTIAAWAQYVLDNFATVDEAVAALRGEPFTIVTDNVPGEDRLTTVHLSLSDASGDSAIIEYINGKQVIHHSRDFQVMTNSPTFDQQLALNAYWKQIGGTVMLPGTNRASDRFTRAAFYINAIPKSEDPDKALAAVFSVIRNASVPYGITTPGEPNISSTRWRTVFDHKRQLYFFESALTPNTFWVDLKKIDFTRETGKVKMLDLGPNQDHTFSGEASGQFAGHAPFRFLGLPG, encoded by the coding sequence ATGCTGACCCTGAAATTCGCCAAGACGCCTTTCGCGAGGCACGGTTTTCGTCTGCGTGCCTCCGTCTTGGCGCTGTCCGCGCTGCTTGCGGTGGGGGGCGCAGCCGAGGCCTGCACCCGTGCGGTCTATCTCGGCCCGAACGGCAACGTGATCACCGCAAGGTCGATGGACTGGAAGAGCGATATCCTGTCCAACTTGTGGATCCTGCCACGCGGGATGGCGCGCAGCGGTGAAGTGGGGCCGAACTCGATCAAGTGGACCTCAAAATACGGCAGCGTGGTTGTCAGCGGTTATGACGTCTCGACGACGGACGGGGTCAACGAAAAGGGCTTGGAAGCGAACCTGCTGTGGCTGGTCGAATCCAAGTACCCGCCCTTCGATGGGAAGGGAAAGCCCGGCCTCACGATCGCCGCATGGGCGCAGTATGTGCTCGACAATTTCGCCACCGTCGATGAAGCGGTGGCCGCGCTGCGGGGTGAGCCTTTCACCATCGTAACGGATAATGTGCCGGGGGAGGATCGGCTGACGACCGTGCACCTTTCGCTCTCCGATGCGAGCGGCGACAGCGCGATCATCGAGTATATCAACGGCAAGCAGGTCATCCACCACTCGCGCGATTTTCAGGTGATGACGAATTCGCCGACCTTCGACCAGCAACTGGCGCTCAATGCCTACTGGAAGCAGATTGGCGGTACGGTGATGTTGCCAGGCACCAATCGGGCGTCGGATCGCTTCACTCGCGCTGCTTTCTATATCAACGCGATTCCGAAGTCCGAGGATCCGGACAAGGCGCTCGCCGCCGTATTCAGCGTCATTCGCAATGCCTCGGTGCCATATGGCATCACCACGCCAGGCGAGCCGAACATTTCCTCGACCCGTTGGCGCACGGTGTTCGATCACAAGCGTCAACTTTATTTCTTCGAGTCGGCGCTGACGCCCAACACCTTCTGGGTCGATCTGAAGAAGATCGATTTTACGCGGGAGACCGGCAAGGTGAAGATGCTCGATCTCGGCCCCAATCAGGATCACACCTTCTCGGGCGAGGCCTCAGGCCAGTTCGCCGGCCATGCGCCGTTCCGTTTCCTCGGTCTGCCGGGCTGA
- a CDS encoding ETC complex I subunit, whose product MSARIYQRPKNAMQSGKALLDQWILEFVPAEAKKPDPLMGWAGSGDTQQQVTLKFPTVEEAKAYADRYGIEAEVHATPPRRLKIQAYADNFR is encoded by the coding sequence ATGAGTGCACGCATCTATCAGCGCCCGAAGAACGCCATGCAGTCCGGCAAGGCACTGCTGGATCAGTGGATCCTCGAATTCGTCCCGGCGGAGGCGAAGAAGCCCGACCCGTTGATGGGTTGGGCCGGCTCGGGAGATACCCAGCAGCAGGTTACCCTGAAGTTCCCGACGGTGGAGGAGGCCAAGGCCTATGCCGATCGTTACGGCATCGAAGCGGAAGTTCACGCCACTCCGCCGCGCCGTCTGAAGATCCAGGCTTACGCCGACAACTTCCGTTGA